In one window of Episyrphus balteatus chromosome 3, idEpiBalt1.1, whole genome shotgun sequence DNA:
- the LOC129913758 gene encoding elongation of very long chain fatty acids protein AAEL008004 isoform X2: MIKSPVPGLTIIAAYLYFVLHWGPRYMANRKPFKLEKTLIVYNFIQVLVSIWLVFEGLDCAWMRHYSWRCQPVDPSNTPQAFREARGVYVYFLAKISELLDTVFFVLRKRDRQMTFLHLYHHTVMPMISWGTTKYYPGGHGTFIGLINSFVHIIMYAYYLLSALGPQVQKYLWWKKYITNMQMIQFCMAFIHQTQLLYTDCGYPRWSVCFTLPNAVFFYFLFNDFYQKSYKKKRAAEAAAAKIKAEEQQLQQSSKDACENNNNITAKNHNQIVPASGDQSASLEDKKDL; encoded by the exons ATGATCAAATCTCCCGTTCCTGGTCTCACAATAATTGCTGCTTACCTGTATTTCGTTTTGCATTGGGGTCCCCGATATATGGCAAACCGAAAACctttcaaattagaaaaaactcttATCGTCTACAACTTTATTCAGGTTTTAGTGAGCATATGGCTGGTATTTGAG GGTTTGGATTGTGCATGGATGAGACATTACAGTTGGCGTTGTCAACCCGTTGATCCATCAAATACACCACAAGCATTTAGg GAAGCGAGAGGAGTTTACGTTTATTTCTTGGCGAAAATTTCTGAACTCCTAGACACAGTATTCTTCGTACTGAGAAAACGCGACAGACAGATGACCTTCTTGCATTTATATCATCATACAGTAATGCCAATGATTTCTTGGGGAACAACCAAATACTACCCAGGAGGACATGGAACTTTCATCGGACTAATTAACTCCTTTGTGCATATCATCATGTACGCTTACTACCTTTTGTCAGCTCTAGGTCCTCAGGTCCAAAAGTACCTTTGGTGGAAGAAGTACATCACAAACATGCAAATG ATCCAATTCTGCATGGCATTCATTCATCAGACTCAACTACTCTACACAGACTGCGGCTATCCAAGATGGTCCGTGTGCTTTACTCTGCCAAATGCTGTCTTCTTCTACTTCCTGTTCAATGATTTCTATCAAAAGTCTTACAAGAAGAAAAGAGCTGCCGAAGCTGCTGCTGCCAAAATCAAAGCTGAAGAACAACAACTTCAACAAAGTTCCAAAGATGCATGTGAAAACAACAATaacatcactgccaaaaatcaTAATCAAATTGTCCCGGCTAGTGGCGATCAGTCAGCTAGTCTGGAGGACAAGAAAGACCTATAG
- the LOC129913758 gene encoding elongation of very long chain fatty acids protein AAEL008004 isoform X1, which translates to MAEVNQTTDVWNYLFVELADPRTNDWPMIKSPVPGLTIIAAYLYFVLHWGPRYMANRKPFKLEKTLIVYNFIQVLVSIWLVFEGLDCAWMRHYSWRCQPVDPSNTPQAFREARGVYVYFLAKISELLDTVFFVLRKRDRQMTFLHLYHHTVMPMISWGTTKYYPGGHGTFIGLINSFVHIIMYAYYLLSALGPQVQKYLWWKKYITNMQMIQFCMAFIHQTQLLYTDCGYPRWSVCFTLPNAVFFYFLFNDFYQKSYKKKRAAEAAAAKIKAEEQQLQQSSKDACENNNNITAKNHNQIVPASGDQSASLEDKKDL; encoded by the exons accCCCGCACAAATGATTGGCCCATGATCAAATCTCCCGTTCCTGGTCTCACAATAATTGCTGCTTACCTGTATTTCGTTTTGCATTGGGGTCCCCGATATATGGCAAACCGAAAACctttcaaattagaaaaaactcttATCGTCTACAACTTTATTCAGGTTTTAGTGAGCATATGGCTGGTATTTGAG GGTTTGGATTGTGCATGGATGAGACATTACAGTTGGCGTTGTCAACCCGTTGATCCATCAAATACACCACAAGCATTTAGg GAAGCGAGAGGAGTTTACGTTTATTTCTTGGCGAAAATTTCTGAACTCCTAGACACAGTATTCTTCGTACTGAGAAAACGCGACAGACAGATGACCTTCTTGCATTTATATCATCATACAGTAATGCCAATGATTTCTTGGGGAACAACCAAATACTACCCAGGAGGACATGGAACTTTCATCGGACTAATTAACTCCTTTGTGCATATCATCATGTACGCTTACTACCTTTTGTCAGCTCTAGGTCCTCAGGTCCAAAAGTACCTTTGGTGGAAGAAGTACATCACAAACATGCAAATG ATCCAATTCTGCATGGCATTCATTCATCAGACTCAACTACTCTACACAGACTGCGGCTATCCAAGATGGTCCGTGTGCTTTACTCTGCCAAATGCTGTCTTCTTCTACTTCCTGTTCAATGATTTCTATCAAAAGTCTTACAAGAAGAAAAGAGCTGCCGAAGCTGCTGCTGCCAAAATCAAAGCTGAAGAACAACAACTTCAACAAAGTTCCAAAGATGCATGTGAAAACAACAATaacatcactgccaaaaatcaTAATCAAATTGTCCCGGCTAGTGGCGATCAGTCAGCTAGTCTGGAGGACAAGAAAGACCTATAG